The DNA window TCTGAAACTATTGAACACCTCATTCGCGTAGGAACGATCTGCAGTTCTCTTTACCAAAATCATACATTGTGGAATACGCTTTTTGGTCTTTTTGTAATGGTTATCACTATACATATCGTCTTCCTCTCCTTGCTCGTCGAAGGGACGCTTGCTAGAAGTCACAAATGTAGAACTGCTATTAGTACCATGATCACCATGATCAAATTGCGGTCTACTGTTAGAACTTGATACTTCCAATATTAGCTTCTTACCGAAATTTGTCTCATTTGACTCGCACTCTATAGCATCTTTCACCGATTGAGCATTATCATATTGAATGAAGCCAAACgcattttttatattaatttgaaaaatgtgCCCATATAGTGAGAAAATTCTAAATAGATCCTCTTTTGTGACATTTTTCAGCGGCAAGTTACCGATAAACAACCGCGATTTTGGTGGAAAGTGTTCAATTTCTGTGATCCTATTTTCCCCACGCAGATACTCGGAATACCGCTGTCTTTCTTCGGGGGTCATTGACTGCGACATATCCGGTGGAGGAAAACGTCTTCTTTTAAGTGCCTCACTTCCTTCCACTGATGTAGATTTAGATGGCATTGTAGTATCGGGATTTGAGTTCAACAAAGTGACAATTGCAAGCACCTTTTCCTGCGATGAAAGCTCCTGGAACTCAGGAAGTGATAGCATCTCACTATCAACGATATACCTCACCTGTTTCTCCAACAAGTTCTGATCTATATCATCAGCTGTGCCTTGTTCTTTGGTTCTTGAAACCGAATCCTTggcatcatcatcatagCTGGCAGACGCAGCTGCAACGGCAGCTGCAGCGGTAGCTGCAATCTTGTCCTTTTTGCTAACTGTGTGGTCTAACGagtcatcatcattctcCTTTTCATCATTCTCCTCAGGTACAACCTTCTCACGATGCTCTTCCGGCCCCTCATCTTCCAGAagctcatcatcttcacttCCCTCACGATTATCTGAGTTAGACTCCGTATCTTCGTCCGCAACTTCCCTGGTCACCACCCCCCCGTCCTCACCACCCCCACTATCATCATGTTCAGACTTATCCTCATAAACTTTAGACATCTCCACCTCCTCAGCTGGCTCGGCTGAATTGTCCACAACCTCCAAAAtctcctcatcctcatcgtcCCCACCCACCCGCTCCTTGTTATCCTCCTGCAACGGATTGTAATCCTCTTTATTCTCCATATCTTCACCCTTATCCTGCTCCTCTAAACCATCACCACCtacctcatcatcatacACTCCGGAAATATCACTTTCACCGCTGGCTGACCTCTGTTTCTCCTCCTGTGGCTCGCCTTTGGCCTCCTCTTTACCGCTTGACTCAGAACTATCCGAAGCAAACTCTTGATTGTTTTTCAACGCATCCATGATAGCCTTCAATTTATCACTATCCTCCGACATCGTTCCCTGTAAAACAACTAACAAGTAACAATATGAACAGCTTATTCGACTGCTATAATCCCTTTGCCGTCTGCTGAAGAGAGAATGAGATGGTTTTTAAAACCTGAAGGATCTTTCATGTGAAAGGTGGCAAcgaaataaaataatataagCTATCATAAAATACGTAAATCACTGTGGACGTCCAAACTTAGAACTCTGCAAGGCGGGAATGCACATCAATGGAGTTGAGTAGCGGTCCTCCGATCCATCTGCCTGCTCTGCTGGTGCCTCTGGAGGGTGGAGACGGTAGGTAAGGTTTGTGAAGTCTATTATACAAGTgctggtatatatatataaataataataataataataataataggCGTACACTGCAGCGCAGCGCACTGGACGTTATTCACAGGAATTATGAGCAGAGGTGAAGTATCTCTCCGAAACTAGTCATAGATGAAGAGCCCAGGAGTGTTGATGTTTTTATAGGATGTGTACTACGGGAGCGGAGGGCGTTCATCGAGATGTGTAAGTCGCAGACGGAACACATCGTCAAAGTGCATCGCACGTGAACTATATGCAGGTTGTGCAAGCAacataaataaataaaccAGATAAACCTGACAGAGGAGCTGAAACAATGGTGTTTAGTAACACTTGCCCATTTTCAGGAAGGCACatgttttttctttctttccttcaACCCTGGTTGACGAACTTGGGTTCAAGTTCTTTCTCTTGCTGGACCTGACGATGCTGATTGTAAGATTCTTCATGCAACGGGGAATCTGAGTCTAATGAGCGTGCTGGACAGGGAAGTATGGAACCCAGTGCAACACTGGAAAATGCAACAAGAAACGTGGTCATAAAAAGTTTGTTGGTAACGTTGATTCTTGTGGCAGCTTTCATATGCATCTTCTGTGTTGGTGCGATATACTCATCAGCCTGATACCattcaaaaaaacaaacaagaaCACACGTTTATACTTGAGTTTGTTCTCTAATAAAGCCTGGGAAATTGATAGCTGATTAAGTCTCTCCAATCGGTCTATGGATGTGACGATgtgcttcttcttctgtcCTGTCTGTttggtaataatatattttagcctttttcaataataagGAATGCAAAAAAGCTGTGCGCTGGTAATCAGCGCACGCGCCATTGGTCGGAGAAATCGGCCTGATTTTAGCGTCGACAGAAAATTCCGAATGTGTGCGCGTGGTGTTATATTATGTAACCAGCGAGGGCCATCATATTAGACCCTCTGTATTATCAGCAGCAGTACCCGGAGGGGGAGTGCTTGAATGACGTTTGTTGGGCTGCAGAAGAGACATTGAGAAGCCTGGTGGCAGGTTCGAGGGATTTGGCGCAGGTGCTGGGGGTGCTCCGTTAATGCTGCCGGCATTGGATGTGATAGACGAAGAGTTGGGTGACACAAAAACGTCGAAATCGTCATCTGGTGGGGCTGTTAGAGCGTTGGCAGCAGGAGCGGGAGCCGTGTTGGTAGTATTCGTGGCGGTATATTTGCGGGGAGAGCCACGGGTGGGTCTGGTACGATTGGATTGAGTAATACCCTTGGTGAGGACCAAGGGTTTAGGGTTTGACTTGGGTGTTGTTGATGTAGTAGGAATAGGAGAACTGTATGTGTTGctagattttgaagaattaataTTAGAGGGGTTTTTTGGATTAAGTGTTGGTACGTTGCTACCAGTCTTCGAATCCCGGTTGTCCTGGGTGATAGGTAATATAGGTTTGTTAATGACGTTTGCAAAGTCGTCAGAATTGGACGTTTTGGTTTTAGAGGTATCTTTCTTCAATGTTTCAAGA is part of the Eremothecium cymbalariae DBVPG#7215 chromosome 2, complete sequence genome and encodes:
- the COA2 gene encoding Coa2p (similar to Ashbya gossypii AFL069C), whose product is MHMKAATRINVTNKLFMTTFLVAFSSVALGSILPCPARSLDSDSPLHEESYNQHRQVQQEKELEPKFVNQG
- the NAB3 gene encoding Nab3p (similar to Ashbya gossypii AFL070C); translation: MSEDSDKLKAIMDALKNNQEFASDSSESSGKEEAKGEPQEEKQRSASGESDISGVYDDEVGGDGLEEQDKGEDMENKEDYNPLQEDNKERVGGDDEDEEILEVVDNSAEPAEEVEMSKVYEDKSEHDDSGGGEDGGVVTREVADEDTESNSDNREGSEDDELLEDEGPEEHREKVVPEENDEKENDDDSLDHTVSKKDKIAATAAAAVAAASASYDDDAKDSVSRTKEQGTADDIDQNLLEKQVRYIVDSEMLSLPEFQELSSQEKVLAIVTLLNSNPDTTMPSKSTSVEGSEALKRRRFPPPDMSQSMTPEERQRYSEYLRGENRITEIEHFPPKSRLFIGNLPLKNVTKEDLFRIFSLYGHIFQINIKNAFGFIQYDNAQSVKDAIECESNETNFGKKLILEVSSSNSRPQFDHGDHGTNSSSTFVTSSKRPFDEQGEEDDMYSDNHYKKTKKRIPQCMILVKRTADRSYANEVFNSFRNGSGLETDMVFLKPRMELRKLINDAAYDGVWGVILVNKNRNVDIQTFYKGPQGETKFDEYISVSCEDAIAIFNNLKSSRSSLPGSISPPLQQRAKLPPQQQPRQQQQPQQPQQQQQQFYSGYNLPPQQNPYIPPQTIYGTMASAAPPPPPPPQQQQQYATMQSYAGFPPQQLPIAGPGHPNGPMDQSQLLAAIQHLPQSVISSLLSMAQQQPNQQQQVLGLIQQLQNNPQHQQHVAQQLSGNVSNPYGGFNTTPTPNVLAASPPPPPPPQQQQQQQQQQQQHQQHQQHQQQSKHISVPQAQPPQAGSNVQSLLDSLAQLQK